AGATCATACCGCTCGTGCGATCGATATTCACGGATGCGGAGCGCGTCTTTTCAGGGAAATACAGCGGCTACCGCTCCATACCGGGAGGGTATAACGATTTTGCCCATACCGCCGAGGTATTCCTCGCAAGCGTCCGCCTCCTGCACGGGCTCCACGCCGCGGCACGAAAGGATGCATCGAACGTGATAAAAAAAGCGGCGAAGGACCTCATCAAGGGTCTGCCCGGTGCACGCACCATTGACGAAGCGGTGTTCCACGACCACAAGCCCCTCTCGGAGCGCGGCGTCATCGTCACGCTTGCCGCAGCGCTGTTCCACGACATCGATTTCATCCAAAAAGAGAACGCGCGTGCATCCGAAGAAAAGGAACGGCGCGGTATAACCTTCGTCAAACGCTACTGCAGACAGAAACGCATGTCCCCTGCGGAGACGAAAGCCTGCGTACAGATGATAGAATCGCTCGCAGCGGAATCGCTCGCATCGATGAAGTTCTCCTCCGCGCTTACCACATAATTGGCACGTAAAATCATCCCGTTTAAATATAGCTTCTCGCCAAAGGCGAAATTCAATTGATTTTCGTATTCGTTTATTTTCAGCAGTAAGTCCGCCANNNNNNNNNNTCCGGCGCAAAGGTGCTCGTCACCGCCGATCTCATGGCGCAGCTCGCCGATCGCCGCTATCTCGAAAAGCTCCTCTCGCTCTACCACGATATGCGGAAGACCGGTCTTGTCATCTACGGGTCAGCGGACGAGATACTCTCCCAGACCGAACACTTCTACAACGACATCGCCCGTCGGCGTATGAACGAGGAATTGGGCGGGCTCCACCGTGTCATGCGGGGACACTTCAGCGTACGATGGGGCGCAGACCGCGATTTCTACGAAGAGTACATGAACAAGAACATTACGTATCTCAGGCGCATCGTGCAGAAGTACGGCCGCAATTACGGGGAACACCTTCGCCGTTCGGACGAGATATCGGATTCGAAGGCGAAACCGAAGTCGAAGAAAAAGAAAAAACGATAACCCCTCTCTTCACCACCGATCGATACGCGCAAATTCATTGAAAGAAAAACGCTCCGGACGTACGGCCTCGGCCTTCCGCTGGCTTTCCGAGAGGATAGGATCTGCCGCAACGGCTTTTTTCCCCGCTATGACAAGCGTGATGAGACGATGATCGGCCGGTATACCGAGCGCATCCTTCGCTTTATTCTCATCGAATCCCGCGATGGGGTGCATGACAAGGCCCATCTCCGTCCCGCTTAAGAGCAGCAGGGCCGTAGCCATACCGGTATCGAAAAGATAGTATTCACGCTCCTTCACGACACAATCATCCTCTTTCCGGCATGCGACCGCCGTGATGAGCGATGCCTTCTGCGCCCAGTCATTACCGGGAGAATTGAGCGCTGTTTTCAACCCGGTGAGCGCCGCATCGCCGTACACGAATACATACCGCCATGGCTGTTTATTAAAACAGGATGGCGCTAGGGATGCGCGCTCCGCAAGGCGGCGTACCATCGCCTCATCGATAATGGCCGGCGCAAGCGATCGTGTTGCACGCCGCTCATTGATGACAGTGGAAAGTTCCATTCGATAGCTCCTTCGTGTTCTCTGCGTATAGTATATCATTTTTCCGGATGCAGGAAAGCAGATTGCCTTGCCGATAGCAACGTGGTATAGTACCGGTATGACCGCCACGGCAACACCGAAGGATCGCGGGGTGTTCTACACGCCCGATGATATCATCGTTCGCACGCTTTCCTCTGCCTTTGACGCGCTCCCCGCACCACTATTGCATTCGGATACGTTCGCCGTTCTCGACCCCGCCTGCGGTGACGGACGATTCCTGCGCCATGCGGCCGTGCTCTTGAAAGAACTCGCCCCGCCCCGAACGGGCACGAGTCGCCTCTACGGTGCCGATATCGATGCGTCAGGAATAGCTGCCGCGCGTGCGTCACTTGCCGGCATCGGGGGCAGCGACGCATCCCTGATCGAAGCGGATACGCTCATCGATAACGCGCGCATTGCAGGGCACGCGGGCGTCCGCATGCTGCCGTGGGAACGAAAATTCCCGCTCATCGTCGGCAATCCGCCGTGGGCATCGCTCACCGGGAAACATCGTTCATCCCTCTACGATGCAGCCGTACGCGCATGGCTCATGGAACGCTACCCCTGCGACCGCTATCGCACGAATCTCTTCGAGCTTTTCCTCCATCGTTCGCTCGAGCTCCTCGCCCCGGAGGGCGTGCTCGCCTTCGTCCTGCCCGATCGCCTCATCCATAACCGCCAATATCGCCGCCTGTGCGAAGGACTTGCCGCACGCATGACCATAACACGTATCGTGACACATGTCCCGTTCGCAGGGGTGACGAGCGATAATATCATCATCGTCCTTCTCAACAGGACACCGACAGCGAACGCTCCTATCGTTCTCGAAGACTACCCGTCACGGAAAACGAGCACGATATCGCGGTCCGATCTCCTCCGCATGCACGTACCGTCGCCGGCACATGAAAGAACGCTCGCATCGGAGTTCTCCATCGCTACCGGTTTCATAGCCCGCGCGGGGAGCGTCGTCGCTGCGATGGACAGTTCGCATCGAGTCCCCGTGATCAAAGGCGCGGATATTTCCGCGAAGGCTGTCATCGGGAAGCATTATTTCACCGGCAGTAAACGCGACATGATCGGCGGGACCATGGACAGGGGTAAGCTCATGAGAACGCCGCGCGTGCTCGTACGCAAGACCGGCAGCGAACTTATTGCGGTCTTCGACGAAACGGATGCGATCCCGGAGCAATCCGTGTATTCCATCACACATCCGGGGAACGACCGCAACGCACTGCTTTCGCTCGCAGAGTATCTCAATTCCCCTGCCGTGCGATCGGCGGCAAAAGAACGGCTTACGAACGCTGGATCTTTCCCGCATTTTAAGAAATATGACTTGGCTGCAATTCCCCTAGCCCTCGAAGGGCCCGTCGTCGCAATAACATCAAAAAAATAGCAATAAAACCACAGTTCACAGAGAAGCACGGAGAGAAACAGAATACTATCGATGCCTTTCAAAATATAACGACTCCTTCCTCCCACGCACAGCCTCTGTGCATCTCCGTGGTTCAGCTTTTCTTCCTCCTTTATTTCATGTAAATGACATTGACAACGCCACCTGAAAATGTATAGTAGATCATCATATCAAGGACTCATCTGTGGGCGATATTTTTGAGGACTGCTATTTCTCCCTGGCCGGCGGATCACTCATCATCGGCAATGCACGCATTGAGCATCGTGTCGAGCATATCGGCGGTATGCTCTCATCAGCATACCTCATCGACAAACGCTCGAAGTATTCGTGGCATGGAAGCACGCGAGAAGCGCTCACCACGCTCATCGGGAACCCTGTCCGTACGCTCAGCGCGTATTCGAGCATAACCGATAATACCGGGCTCTCGGAACGCCATCTCTCTGTCACTATCGCCGTGCACGATGACGAGGCACGGCTTGTCTATACGATACATCCCGGCATGCCGTTCATATCCATGCGGGCCTTCGTTACGCCGGCGATCACGCGACAGACCGCGACGTCCGAGTCCGCGAGCGGCATCGAGTCCGGGATTACCAAATCCGATGTACGTGCGGACTGCATCTATTCCCTCGGCATATGCGAAAAGCATCTGAGGATATCCGCGATAGAGCTCCATGACGTGACCGATATCCATGACATGCTCGTTACGCGTGCCGAAGAGGAGCTCTTCCATACGCGCACGCGTTCATTCCGCGGCAACATCTTCGTTCTTTCGCGGCGTATCACGGATGACACGCTTATGATCGTAAAGGAAGGCCCCACGCCGGCGGGGTCCCTCAACCGCACCGGCGACGACCTGTATGTGCATGCAGCTGCATCCGTACAGCTGTGCGGCTCGGGCCTCGGCTCCGATGAAGGGCTCATCCCTGCCTACGGCATGACCATCGGCACACCAGCATCGCATGCGGCAGGACGCGAGTATGCGCGGTTATACGCACGAGTACACAAGAACGCCCCGAACGGGACGCTACGCATCATGTCAAACACCTGGGGCGACAGGAATCAGGACAAGGCGGTGAACGAAACCTTCATGCTGCGAGAATGCGGATCGGCAAGAACAATCGGCGTCGATATCGTTCAGATTGACGACGGCTGGCAGCAGGGTGCGAGCGCGAATTCGCTCCTGAAAAAAAGCACGGCGTGGGGAAGCTATTACGCCGCCGACCCTGACTTCTGGACCGTGCATAAGCAAAAATTCCCGCACGGACTTGCCCCGCTCACTGCGTACACGAAAGAAAACGGCTTTGAGCTCGGTTTATGGTTCTCCCCGGACGCGACCGACGATTACGCCGCATACGAAAAAGACGCCGATGTTCTTCTTGGTTTCTATACGGGCTTCGGCATACGCCATTTCAAGCTCGACGGCATCAAATTGCTGAGCAAGACCGCCGAGATGCGCCTGTCCGCACTCCTTGCTCTCGTGACGGAAAAAAGCGGCGGGAAGGCAACGTTCGATCTCGATGTGACCGCGCAGGTCCGGCTCGGGTATCTCTACGAGAAACAGTACGGCACCATTTTCGTCGAGAACCGCTACAGCGACTGGGGAAATTATTTCCCGCATCGAACGCTCAAGAACCTGTGGCTCCTCGCCGAATTCATACCGCCGAGAAAATTCCAATTCGAAGTACTCAATCCACGGCGCAATGCGGAAAAATACGGTGATGACCCCCTCGCACCGGCCGCCTACGGCATCGATTATCTCTTCGCTTCGGTGATGGTGTCCAATCCGCTGCTCTGGATGGAAATGCAGCATTTGGAAGCGTCCGATGCCGCTCAGCTCTCCCGCATTATTACGGTTTTCAGGAAAGAACGCGACGCCCTCCATAACGCGGAGATACGCCCTATCGGCAATATGCCCGATGGTACGCAGTTCACCGGTTTTCAGGCGATAATCGGTCCGGGAGAAGGCTATCTTATACTGCTGCGGGAATTCTCAAAAGCGGACGATTTCAGCTACCGTATCGTGGACGTGCCTGATGGGCTGTCGATAACCATGCTTGCATCGAATGACGACGGCTTCCGCTGCGAAGGCACGGTAAAGGGATCATCCGTGCATGTTTCGATGCCGACGCCGCGCTCCTACGCGTTCCTGCGCTATACGATATAGGACGACAGCTTTTTCTCGCTCGCACTGCGTATTGCGGCGTGCATATCAGCACCCTTCGAGTCCATCGTTACCGTCGCGGGGAAATCCTTCACCGTGAAGACCCACATCGCTTCCGCTTCGCCCAACGTTTCCTTGAGGAACACATCGGTCACCGAGATTATCCTGTCCGCAAGATATACGGCGGCACCGCCGGTAGCGCTTACATATACGGCCCCTGCATCGGCTATCGTCTTTTTCGTATTCTCACCCATACCGCCTTTCCCGATGATGACACGCACACCGAGCGAACGGATAATATCGCCCATGTACATCTCTTCGCGTATGCTCGTCGTCGGACCCGCGGACACGACACGATATGAATCGTTCGTCCGGGATACGATAGGCCCGCAGTGATAGATAACGCCATCCTTCAGATGCTTCGATACACGATCGAATATCTCCCGGTCTTTCCCCGTTAATGTCCCCTGTATCCCCTTCACAAGGAATTTATGCGCCTCATCGCGTGCGGTGACGATGGTGCCGGAAAGAAATACCTGATCGCCGATGGACAGCGTTCGGGCCGTATCGGCGGACAGCGGCGTACTGATATTACGCAATCGAGCACCCTCCGTCCGTTATCGTCATGGTGCGGCGGCGAAGGGCATAGCATCCGTAGCT
The window above is part of the Spirochaetota bacterium genome. Proteins encoded here:
- a CDS encoding nitroreductase family protein yields the protein MELSTVINERRATRSLAPAIIDEAMVRRLAERASLAPSCFNKQPWRYVFVYGDAALTGLKTALNSPGNDWAQKASLITAVACRKEDDCVVKEREYYLFDTGMATALLLLSGTEMGLVMHPIAGFDENKAKDALGIPADHRLITLVIAGKKAVAADPILSESQRKAEAVRPERFSFNEFARIDRW
- a CDS encoding TaqI-like C-terminal specificity domain-containing protein, whose protein sequence is MPIATWYSTGMTATATPKDRGVFYTPDDIIVRTLSSAFDALPAPLLHSDTFAVLDPACGDGRFLRHAAVLLKELAPPRTGTSRLYGADIDASGIAAARASLAGIGGSDASLIEADTLIDNARIAGHAGVRMLPWERKFPLIVGNPPWASLTGKHRSSLYDAAVRAWLMERYPCDRYRTNLFELFLHRSLELLAPEGVLAFVLPDRLIHNRQYRRLCEGLAARMTITRIVTHVPFAGVTSDNIIIVLLNRTPTANAPIVLEDYPSRKTSTISRSDLLRMHVPSPAHERTLASEFSIATGFIARAGSVVAAMDSSHRVPVIKGADISAKAVIGKHYFTGSKRDMIGGTMDRGKLMRTPRVLVRKTGSELIAVFDETDAIPEQSVYSITHPGNDRNALLSLAEYLNSPAVRSAAKERLTNAGSFPHFKKYDLAAIPLALEGPVVAITSKK
- a CDS encoding FumA C-terminus/TtdB family hydratase beta subunit, whose translation is MRNISTPLSADTARTLSIGDQVFLSGTIVTARDEAHKFLVKGIQGTLTGKDREIFDRVSKHLKDGVIYHCGPIVSRTNDSYRVVSAGPTTSIREEMYMGDIIRSLGVRVIIGKGGMGENTKKTIADAGAVYVSATGGAAVYLADRIISVTDVFLKETLGEAEAMWVFTVKDFPATVTMDSKGADMHAAIRSASEKKLSSYIV
- a CDS encoding alpha-galactosidase, yielding MGDIFEDCYFSLAGGSLIIGNARIEHRVEHIGGMLSSAYLIDKRSKYSWHGSTREALTTLIGNPVRTLSAYSSITDNTGLSERHLSVTIAVHDDEARLVYTIHPGMPFISMRAFVTPAITRQTATSESASGIESGITKSDVRADCIYSLGICEKHLRISAIELHDVTDIHDMLVTRAEEELFHTRTRSFRGNIFVLSRRITDDTLMIVKEGPTPAGSLNRTGDDLYVHAAASVQLCGSGLGSDEGLIPAYGMTIGTPASHAAGREYARLYARVHKNAPNGTLRIMSNTWGDRNQDKAVNETFMLRECGSARTIGVDIVQIDDGWQQGASANSLLKKSTAWGSYYAADPDFWTVHKQKFPHGLAPLTAYTKENGFELGLWFSPDATDDYAAYEKDADVLLGFYTGFGIRHFKLDGIKLLSKTAEMRLSALLALVTEKSGGKATFDLDVTAQVRLGYLYEKQYGTIFVENRYSDWGNYFPHRTLKNLWLLAEFIPPRKFQFEVLNPRRNAEKYGDDPLAPAAYGIDYLFASVMVSNPLLWMEMQHLEASDAAQLSRIITVFRKERDALHNAEIRPIGNMPDGTQFTGFQAIIGPGEGYLILLREFSKADDFSYRIVDVPDGLSITMLASNDDGFRCEGTVKGSSVHVSMPTPRSYAFLRYTI